From the Trueperaceae bacterium genome, the window CGCCGCCTCGAAAGGCCACGTCAGGACCGCCACCGCGACGAGAGCCAAGAAGGTCACCCTGGCTTCGGCCAGCCTGCCGGGCGCGGCGCGACCCCAGATGCCGACGGCGTAAGCGAGCGCCAGCAGGGCCAGGAGGCTGTTGCGTAGCGCGACCACCGGACCCCAGGCCTCGTTGACGCGAGCGCCGCCGTCCGGCCAGTTGACGTTGAGGGCGACGACGAGCACCGCGAACGTCAGGGCCGTGACCTGTAGGAGGTCGGCGCGTTGCAACCTGCCCGCTACCGTACCGAGCGCCCTCACGGCGACCCCGGCTCCCTACCGCTCCCGCGGGGCGCGGTGGCCAACGCCTCGGCCGTACCCGCCTCGGGCGCCGCGCCGGTGCCGACGGTCGCGAGCCACACGACGCACCGCTGGTCGCCGACGCAGCCGCTGCTGGCCACCAAGGTCCCGTCGGGGAGCGCCGGTACGAGCGAGAGGTAGAGGTCGGGGTAGGCGCCGACCTCGCCCGGTATGAGGTCCGCGACCTGGCCGGGGGCGAGGTCGGGCTGCGCGCCGAGACCCGTGACGTACACCGACGTCAGTGGCACGCTCGAGTCGTTACGTATAGAGCGGCCGAGGACCGCCAAAGGGGCGCCGACGGCGCGCGGGGGCAAGCGCACCGTGACGGAGCGCCACGCAGGCGACGGAACGGTCACCGCCAGGGCGCTGCCGGAGTAGGCCTGTGGGCGCACCGGCGCCGCCCCGGCCGGGAAGTCGAGCACCGCGCGCGGCAGCGTCAGGCTCTCGAGCGCCTCGTGCATGATGGCGAGCGGACCACCGACCTGCGCCAGCGCCACGGCGCCGACGTAAGGCGGCGGGGGTGGGCGCAGGGCCCGCCAGGCGCCGAAACCGCTGAAGGCCGCCACGATGACGGAGGCCAGCAGGCCGGGGGCCCCACCGAGTCTGATGGCTACGAGCGCCAGTACCGCGTAGGCGACGGAGCCGATCAGGATGGCGCCGACCGGGGCCTGCCTGGGGGTGGCGACGAGGGGTTGCGCCAGCACCGCGGCCAGCAGTTGACCCGGCCTCCCGAGGTTGCCGGCGCCACCGATGGCCGCGACCGCGGCTTCGGTCACCGGCAGGTCCATGACGGCGACGCGGCCGGCGCCGAGCGTCGCCACGCCCGTCTGCGGCACGAGCGCGGCCAGCGGGCCGGCCAACGCGTCGCGTCCACCGGCCAGGACGACGGAAGCGCCCGCGACGGCGGCGGCCACGACGGCGTCCACCGGCGCGGAGCCCTCGACCGTGAGGCTCCTGACGCCATCGAAAGCAGCCGGGGAGACCGGCAGGTCCGAGAGGGAGACCTCCACCACCCGCGCCCCGCCCCCGACCGCGTTGGCGATGGCGGCGCGCGAAGCCGGCCCGCGGGATGCCAGGACCAGGTCGAGCGGACGCCCGTCGGTCTCACGGCCCGCGAGGCTACCGCTGGCCACGACCCGCTCCGCGGTGGTCACCCGCCAACTGAGGCTGCGGAAAGGGGGGACGAACAGCTCCGTCTCGAACGCGTTCACCCCGCCGCCGCCCGACAGCTCGAAGGTGAGCTCGACGGGCACCTCGCCGTCTCGCAGCGTGCCGACGTCGAGCAGTAGCGCGAGCGTGCTCCTCGGCAGGTCGCGGGTCTCGACGCGCAGCATGTTCCAGGCACCGATCACGACCTCGTCGGCGATCCCGAGCGTGAACCCGACCGCCGTGCCCGCCGCCGACCCTACGCCGCAGGCGACCAGGCAGGCGAGGAGCGCGAGCAGGCGTGCCACCGCGGCGGCACGCGAGCGCCCGGCCGACACGATCAGGTGCATGGGCCTCGTCGCAGGCATCCGGTCTCGAGCGTACACGGGCGCGGGGGCCGGGGGCGTCGCACGCTAGGCCCCCGCCCAGCCGGCGGCGGTGAGGGGACGAGGTCAGCGGCCGGCGAGCGCCGGGATGAACACGACGGCGCTCACGACCTTGCGCTCCGTCTTGCGGTTCACGACCTTGCCGTCGACGACGAGCGTGGTGCTGCTGCCGCTGTCGAAGCGCATCGCCCGGTCAGCGCCCAGCTCGAGGAAGAGCCGCACCAGGTCCTGCGCGCGCATGGTCTCGGCCACCACCAGGAGCGTCGTACCGTCGGGCATCACCCCGATCGCAGCCTGCTGCGTGAGCCCGTCCAGGATCCGCTGTCCGCTCGCGAAACCTTCCGAGCTGGGCTCGTAAGCGGCCACGCCGTCCCTGACGAGGAGCGGGCCTGCCTCGACCGCGTAGGCGGCGGCCTGGAACCCGGTCGGCCGCAGGCTCGTGTCGATGCTCACGCGGTCGCCGGTATCGAGCAGGGCGAGCTCCCTGTTGGTCGCCGGGTAGGCGAGGGCGAGGCCGTCCTCGGGCACCAGGCGCGGTCCGATCTTGTTTTCCTCGACCACTCCGCCCTTGATGACGAGGACGCCTTGGCTCGGGGTGCCGGCGAGCGCGCCCGCGGTGGTCGTGACGCTCACCCCGTCCCCGTTCGCGGTGCCGACGCGCAGCACGCCGCGCGACGTGGTGATGAGGACGTCCGCGTCGAGCCGGTCGATGAGCGGGCCGCCTTGGACGCCGAACGCGACCCCGGCGCGCCCGCGGCTCGGCAGGGAGAGTAGCCCGTGGTCGATCTTCAGGAGGCCGATGGCGGCGTAGTCGCTCGTATCGAAGTAGCCGGCGTTGAGGGCGACCAGGGCGCCAGAGGCTAGCTCGGTGACGCTCATGGCCACGCGGCTCTCGCCGACGACGCGGAACTCACCGCTGCCGGGCGCGACGCTCACGAGGTGCACGACGCTCGGGCCCGAGTCGGCGAAGACCCGGTAACGCCTGTACGTCACGCCGGGCGCCACCTCGCTCTCCACCTCGACGAGCTGACTGAGGTCGCGTTGCGGCGTCACGTCGATCACCAGGCGCGGCGGGTCCTCCAGCGGGAAGGCGGCGTAGTCGAAGGCGGGGCCGGTGAGGCGCAAGCGCACGCCCTCGTCGACCGGGACGAGCTCCAGCTCGAGGCCCGCCACGTCCTCCGGCGTGCCGGCCGGCAAGAGCAGCCGTGGCAACCGCAGCTCCAGGGACGCCCCGGCGTCGCGCGACCCGCCCGTTCGCAGCCCTGCGAGGGCCGCGGGGGAGACGCCGACGAAGTCCAGGACGATGCGCACCTCGGCGCCGCCGGAGTAGCGGATCCCGGCCAGGCGCGGCTCCGAGACGCCCAAGGCGTCCAGGACGCTCGCGTTGACGAGGACGTCGTCGCCGCGCAGCACGGGCGGGTCGGCGGTCAGGTTCGACAGCCAGCCGAGGCCGGCCACGTAGGTCTCACGGTAGGGTCCGTAGACGATCGACACGGCGTCGCCGTTGACGGTGGCGCTGGCGCCCGGGAGCGCGTAGTAGGCCGTCTGCTCGGAGGCCTGACCCCTGACGACGCCGCAGACCGCGAGGCCAACGAGGAGAGCGAGCGAGAGGAACGGCCTCACCAGGCCTTCGGGTACCGCCGACATCCCACAGAGTCTCGCAGGCCGACGCGAGAAGTTCATGAGCGGGGCGGAGGGCGCTCCGCGCGGGCTCGTGGAGGCCGTGCAGACCTTAAAGGCCGTGGAACAGGGTCAGGATCGGCTCGAGCCCGATGCCGCCACCCAGGATCTGGCTGAGAGCCAACTCGAAGCGGTGGGCCTCCACGTCGCGGCGGTTGAACGTGAGGGCTCCGAGGGCGATGGCGCGACTGCGCAATGGGGACACGCGGGGATCGGCGAGGTCGATGATCGTCAGGTGCGGCCCGACGAACTCCTCGGGCACCCGCGCATCCTCGTCGAGGCGCACCACGAGGTCCGCCCGCTCAAGGAGCGTGTTGCCGAGCGGGTCCTGGTAGGTGCGGGCGTAGAACGTGGCCCCGGCCGCCTGCGGTCGGGTGCGCTCGGCCACCACACGGTCCTGGGCCAACACGGCCAGCGAGGCGACCCCGAGGCGCGCGAGCTCGCGCACGACGGCGCGCGCTTCGGGGCCGGCCCCGAGCACGACGGCGTGCGCGCCGGCGGCGTGCCAGCGGCGCGCCGTGAGCATGGCGCTCAGCGCCCTCCCGAACGTGTGGTCGGCCATGATGCCGGCTTGCGTGACCGTCAGGGTGTCCGCCACGCCCAGGTCGTCCGCGTCCAAGGAGGCGCGGTTGGCGAGCACCTTCGCCTCGGCCTGCCTCGCGTCGTCGAGCACGAGGGCGCCGGCGAAGTCGAGCCGCGGGAGCGCCCGCACCAGCTCGCTCATCGAGCCGTCCGGCACCGGGTGAAGCATGAACCGGCCCGCCTCGTCGTGGAAGTCGCGGAGCGCGTGCTTGAGGGTGGCGTCATCCGAGACGAGGGCGACCAGGTGCATGAGGACGAGGATACCAGGAAGACCACGAAGAGCACGCGCTGGTCGTGCTAACATCCTCACCATGTTGCCCGCAGCATCAGCCGACGCACCGCGGTTCCGGCAAGGATCCGGGCAAGCGCGCATGAGGCGAACGCGTCGCTGAAGCGACGTCTACCCATGCCAACCATAGGCCGTTCCTCGGACGGCCGCTCGACCAGCCAAAGCTAGACCCGCCACAGCCAAGAGTTCGCACGCGGGAGCTGGACCGCTCCAGCCGCGTAGAGACCCAGGTGAACCATGTTCGTGTTCCTCCCAGACGGTAGACGCCTAGACGTGCCTGTCGGCGCCGACGCAGCGAGCGCCACAGGCGCGGACGTGGCGAGCGCCATCGGCCCCGGCCTCGCCAAGGCCGCGCTCGGCATCAAGGTCGACGGCAAGCTCTCCGACCTCCAGAGCGCGGTCCCCGAGGGCGCCAAGGTGGCCATCGTCACCAAGAAGGACCCGGAGGCCGTCCTCCTCGCTCGCCATACGCTCGCCCACGTCATGGCGCAGGCCGTCCGCGAGCTGTTCGTCGCCGAGGGCTTCCCAGCCGCCTCCGTGAAGATGGGGGTGGGCCCCGTCATCGAGAACGGCTTCTACTACGACTTCGACCTCCCGCGCTCGCTGACTCCGGACGACCTGGAGGCCATCGAGGAGCGCATGCGGGCGATAGTCAAGGCCGACCTGCCGCTCGCGAAGTACGAGCTGCCGCGCGCCGACGCACTGCGGCGCTTCGAGGAGCAGGGCGACCCGTACAAGGTCGAGCTGATCACCGACCTGCCGGCCGACGAGCCGATCAGCTTCTACGAGCAGGGCGGCCAGGCGGGCTTCACGGACCTGTGCCGCGGCCCGCACGTGCCCCGGACCAGCGTCATCGCGCCGCACTTCAAGCTGATGAGCGTGGCCGGCGCCTACTGGCGCGGCGACGAGTCGCGGCCCATGCTGCAACGCATCTACGGCGTGGCGTTCGCGACCAAGGAGGAGCTGGACCACCACCTCTGGCAGCTCGAGGAGGCGAAGAAGCGCGACCACCGCAAGCTGGGCGCCGAACTCGACATCTTCGTGATCGACGAGGACGTCGGTCCCGGCTTGCCGCTCTGGCTGCCGCGCGGCGCGATCATGGTCGAGGAGATCGAGCGCCTCGCCAAGGAGACCGAGGAGGCGGCCGGCTACCAGCGCGTGCGCAGCCCGCACCTCACCAAGGAGCAGCTCTTCCTGAAGTCGGGCCACCTGCCTTACTACGCCGAGTCCATGTACCCGCCGATGGTCTTCGAGGACGGTGACAAGTACTACGTCAAGCCGATGAACTGCCCGTTCCACCACAAGATCTACGCCGCCAGGCCGCATAGCTACCGCGACCTGCCGCTGCGGCTCGCCGAGTACGGGACCTGCTACCGCTACGAGGACTCCGGCGCCCTCATGGGCCTGATGCGCGTGCGCTCCATGCAGATGAACGACGCGCACATCTACTGCACGGAAGGGCAGTTCGAGGAGGAGTTCCTCAAGGTCATCGACCTCTACACCCACTACTTCGAGCTCTTCGGGATCGACGACTACCAGATGCGCCTCTCCAAGCATGCGCCGGAAGGCCTTGGCAAGAAGTACGTGAACGAGCCCGAGCTATGGGTCAAGACCGAGGCGATGGTGCGCGACGCGCTCGTCAAGGCCGGCGTGCCGTTCGTGGAGGAGGAGGACGAGGCCGCGTTCTACGGGCCGAAGATCGACGTGCAGATCAAGAGCGTCATCGGTCGGGAGTTCACACTGGCGACCAACCAGGTCGACTTCGCGCAACCGGCGCGCTTCGAGCTCACCTACATCGACGAGAACAACGAGCGCAAGACCCCCCTGTGCCTGCATAGGGCGCCGCTCTCGACCCACGAGCGCCTCATCGGCTTCCTGATCGAGCATTTCGCCGGGCACTTCCCGGTATGGCTCGCGCCTGAGCAGGTGCGCATCGTCCCCATCGCCGACCGCCACGTCGAGTACGCGCGTGGGCTCCAGGAGCGGCTGACCACTGCCGGGCTACGCGGCCGGGTCGACGACAGCAACGAGCGCATGAACGCCAAGATCCGCGACGCGGAGCTCTACAAGGTGCCTTACATCGTGGTGGTGGGCGACAAGGAAGCGGCGGCGGACGAGGTGTCGTTCCGGAGCAAGCAGGAGCCGGACCGGCAGGCGGTGAGCGCGGAGGCTTTCATCGCGCACCTGAAGGACGCCCACGCGCGGCGGCTCCTGAAGGTGAGCCCGCTCGGCTGAGCCGGAAGCGGCGACGGGTCGCCAAGGCCGCCGGACGGTAACGGCTTCGGGCCGCGGTGAGTGACCGCGGCCCGAAATGCACTCGGTGGAGCAGGAACGTCTCAGCGCGCGTAGATCTCGACCTTCTCCATGACGTCCGGCTGCGCGCCGCCGCGCCTGCCCGGGTCGATGCGCTGGATGCGGTCGAGCACGTCGGCCCCGCTGACGACCTTGCCGAAGACGCTGTGCTTGCCGTCGAGCCAAGGGGTGTCGACGAACGTGATGAAGAACTGCGACCCGTTCGTGCCCTCGCCCCTAGGGCCTGGGCCGGCGTTGGCCATGCTCAGGACGCCCACGCCGCGGTGCCGGAGGTCGGGGTGGAACTCGTCGGCGAAGGTGTAGCCGGGGCCGCCCGTGCCGGTGCCGGTCGGGTCGCCGGTCTGGGCCATGAAGTCCTCGAGCACGCGGTGGAACACCACGCCGTCGTAGTAGTGGTTCAGGGCCAGGAAGACGAAGTTGTTGACCGTGCGCGGCGCCTTGTCGGCGTAGAGCTCGAGGACGACGTCGCCCTTGTTCGTCTTGACGGCGGCGCGGTACTCCTTGCCAGCCTGGTCGAGGACCTGCTGGGCCGCCGGGAATCGCGTCTGGCGCTCGGTGGAGAGGGGGGCGACGGGTTGGAAACCTGCGAGTGGGTCTGACATCGTTCTTCCCTTCGGTGTCTTCTCGGTGTGTTCAGCGTTGCTCACGAACAGCCGGGCTCGTTAGCGGGGGGGGCGCGTCAGCGCTGGCGCGCGGCTATCACGACGGTGAGTAGTTCGTCAGGTGCCGGCCAGAAGCCGAACGCCTGGTTGCCGCCTGCCGTTCCGACGACGGCGGTCTGGCCCGCGACCGCGAACGTCTGGCCCGCGAGCGGCAGGGCGCCCAGGAGCGCTTCGATCGCGTCCGAGACCTTCTCGTCGTCCGCTCCGGGGATGTCGACGCCTTGTTCTCTCAACTGCGCGAGCGTGTCGTCGAAGAACGCGATGGCGGACGGCGTGTTCGGATCGATCCTGGTGATCTCGTCGAGCACGGGGTCGCCGGCTACGACGCGGCCGAAGATGGTGTGGTTGCCGTCGAGCCACGGCGTGGGCTCGAACGTCAGGAAGAACTGGGAGCCGTTCGTGCCGTTGCCTTGGGCGTCCTTGCCGGCGTTGGCCATCGCGAGCACGCCGCGGGCGTCGAAGGAGAGCTCCGGCGCGATCTCGTCGTCGAAAGCGTAGCCAGGCCCACCCCTGCCGGTGCCGGTCGGGTCGCCGGTCTGGGCCATGAACCCCTCGAGCACGCGGTGGAACGGCACGCCGTCGTAGTAGTGGTTGAGCGCCAGGAAGGCGAAGTTGTTGACGGTCTGCGGGGCGGCGTCCTCGAAGAGGTCGACGGTGATGTCGCCTCGGTTCGTGCGCAGCACGGCCGCGTACTCCAGGCCGGCGTCCAGCACCTGGCGGGGGGCGTCGAAGGCCTGGACAGGAGCCTCGCTCAGGTAGTCGACCTGCGTGTAGCCGTCCGGCAGCGCGACGGGGGCGAGCGGACCGGCCGCCGTGGCGTCCCCGTCCACACCCTGGTCCTCACCGGCTTCGGCCTCAGGTTCGGCGCCGTCCGGCACGGACGCCTGCCCTTCTTCCCCGACCTCCGGCGAGTCGGGGGAGGCCTCGGCGACGGCGGGGGCCTCCTCGACGGGCGCCTCCGGCGTGGCGGGCGTGGGCGAAGCGCTCACGGATGCGCCGGCGGCGTCGCTCGGTACCGAGCCGTTCGGGGTCGAGCGCTCTCTCGCCAGCCAGAAGCCGCTACCGACGATGATGACCGCCAGGACTACCAGCGCGGCTACGCGCGTCATGGCCGCCTCGGTTGGAGGCGGCGCGTTGGGATGATGGGAGCTCCGTTCATGACCAGGCAGTGTAACGGTTGGCCGGATGAGAGCGGGTACCGTCGGTGGCGACGACCGCGCAAGAACCCCGTTAGAGCACGTGAGTATCGTATGAGACATATGCACTTCAACGACCTGCTGCGACAAGTACTGGAACGCGGAGCCTCCGACCTGCACCTGCACGTCGGCCTGCCCGCCATGGCGCGCCTCGACGGTAAGCTCGTACCCATCACCGAGGCGCAACTGAGCCCCAAGGTCACGGCGGCGCTCGTCGACGCGCTGTGCAACGAGGCGCAACGGGCCACGTTCGAGGCGAAGCACCAGGTCGACCTGGCCTACTCGGTCACCGGTCTCGGGCGGTTCCGCGTCAACCTCTTCAGGCAGCGCGGCAGCGTCAGCGCCGTACTGCGGGTCATCAGCTCGGACGAGAAGGGCCTGGCGGTGGTCAACCTGCCGCGCGAGACCATCGAGCACTTCAGGGACCAGGAGAAGGGCCTCGTGCTCGTCACGGGCCCGACGGGCTCAGGCAAGTCGACGACGCTGGCGAGGATCATCAACGAGATCAACGCCACGCACCCGAAGATGATCGTGACGGTCGAGGACCCCATCGAGTACCTCCACCGCTCGAAGCGCTCCGTCGTCGTGCAGCGCGAACTCGGCATGGACGCCCCGTCCTTCTCCGAGGCGCTCGTCGCGGCCATGCGCCAGGACCCAGACGTCATCCTCATCGGCGAGATCAGGGACCACGCGACCGCGGCGGCGGCCATCAGCGCCGCTCAGACGGGCCACCTCGTCTTCAGCACGTTGCACACCCAGGACTCCGTCCGCACGATCAACCGCATGATCGAGCTGTTCCCGCCGCACGAGCGCGACACGGCGAGGATCCTGTTCGCCGAGTCGCTCGTCGGCATCGTCTCGCAGCGGCTCCTGGCGCGCAAGGGCGGCGGGCGCGTCGCGGCGACGGAGATCCTCAAGGGCACGCTGCGAGTCAAGGACCTGGTGCGCGATCCCGATCGGACCCCGGAGCTCTACGACGTGCTCGCCGAGGCGCGGTTGGACGGCATGCGCTCGTTCGACGATCACCTGGCCGAGCTCTACGGCGAGGGCGTGATCGACTTCGAGACGGGCCACGCCGCCGCGACGAGCGCGCAGGCCTTCAAGATGAAGGCCACGCAGATCGACGTCGGGCGCCAGGTGGCCGCGGCGGTCTAGTCCTCGGTCGCACGAGGACGGGGCCCCTCCCTCAGAAGGGCACCTCGGCCTGCTCCTCGGAGCGGTTCGCCTGCCACGGCTTGACAGAGCGCTCGGCCAGGAGCACCTGCCGGTCCAGCGTCAGCTTGGCTTGCAGCCACGGGCACGACCGCCTGATCTCGTCCAAGGCCTCCCCGGCGACCGCCGCGCCGTCGAGGCCGTAAAGCACGCGGTCGTCGTCGACCTCCAGCTCGAGCCGCACCGGTACGCGCCCCGCGTACTCGTCGAGGAGCGACCGGAGCTCGAGGAGCTGGTCCCACGGCACCTGCGCGACGGGGAACTGGAGCAACACCATCTCCGGCGCGCCGCCCTGGGAGGCCTCCCGCGTGTCCCAGCGGATGAGGCGCTCCACGACGGCGCGCACGTCCTCGCCCTCTTCGCTCAGCTCCACGACCGCCACGACGGGCGCATCCTCGGCCAGCAGCGGCGCCACGGCGTCGAACGTGCGACCGAACGCCAGCACCTCGCGGCTGCCCGACTCGTCGGCGACCTCGAAGCGCGCCATCATGCCGCCCTTACGGGTCGGGCGCTTGACCACGTTCTGCAGTAGTCCGGCGAGCACCACCTTGACGCGGCCGCCGAAGACGCCGTCCTTCTTCAACGTCCTGAAGTGCCGCTCCACGCCGTCCACCGGCACCGAGGCGGCCTCGGCCAGCCCCGGGTACGAACCCATCGGGTGGGCGCTCAGGTACAGGCCGAGGGCCTCCTTCTCGAAGCGCAGGAGGGTAAGGTCGTCGATGGCCGGCGCTTCCGCCAGGACGGGCGCGGCGATGTCGTCGGCGCCGAACAGGCCGAACTGGCCCGACGCCGCCTGCTCGCGCTCGGCCACGCCCCACTTCAGGGCCAGGTCGAGGTTGGCGAGCAGGAGGTGCCGAACGGCGGCGTCGCCACCGGCACCGGTCGACGGCACGAGGCCGTCCATGGCGCCGGACTTGATCAGGTACTCGATCGCCCTCCGGTTGACCACGGTCGTGTCGATACGTTTGCAGAAGTCGAACAGGTCCTTGAACCGTCCACCGCGCTCGCGTTCGGCCAGGATATGGTCCACGGCCCCCTCGCCGACGTTCTTGATGCCGTACAGGCCGAAACGCACGAGCTGACCGACAGGCGTGAAGTCGGCGCGCGACGTGTTGACGTCCGGCGCGGAGACCTCGACGCCCATGTGCCGCGCGTCGGCCACGTACTGCGCCACCTTGTCCGAGTCGCCGCGCTCGACGGTGAGCAGGGCGGCCGCGAACTCCACAGGGTAGTGGGCCTTCAGATAGGCCGTTTGGTACGAGAGGATGGCGTAGGCAGCCGCGTGGGACTTGTTGAAGCCGTAGTTGGCGAAGCGCTCGAGGAGGTCGAAGAGCCGCCCCGACTCGGCCTCACCCACGGCGTTGGCCGCGGCGCCCGCCTGGAAGCTGGCCCGCTGCTTGAGCATCTCCTCGAGCTTCTTCTTGCCCATCGCCCGCCGCAGCAGGTCGGCCTGACCGAGCGTGTAGCCCGCCACCGCCTGGGCGATCTGCATGATCTGCTCCTGGTAGACGGGGATGCCGTAAGTCTCGGCCAGGATGGGGGCCAGGAGTCTCTCGGAGGCGGGGAAGTCGGTGTAGTCGATGGGCTCCTGCCCATGGTGACGCCGGATGTAGGCGGGGATGTTGTCCATCGGGCCAGGGCGGAAGAGCGCGCCTACGGCGATGAGGTCCTGGATGCGCCGCGGCTTGAGGCGCTTCAGGGTGTCGATCATGCCGGAGCCCTCGAACTGGAACACGCCCGCGGAGTCGCCCTTGGACAAGAGCTCGAAGACGGCCGGGTCGTCGGGTGGGAAGGTCGCCGGGTCGAGGTCGATGCCGCGCGACTCCTTGACGATGCGCACGGCGGCTTCGATGAACGACAGGGTCCTCAGTCCCAGGAAGTCCATCTTCACGAACCCGAGCTCCTCGATCGAGCCCATGTCGTACTGGCAGACGATGGGTCCGTCGCCGGTGCGGAAGACGGGGGCCAACTCCTGCACGTCGTGGCGCGCGATGATCACGCCGGCCGCATGCACCGAGGCGTGGCGGGTCAGACCCTCGAGCTGCCTTGCGACATCCACGAACGCGTTGGCGCCGGACTCGTAGGCCTCCTTCAGCTCCGGCACCTCCTTCAACGCCTCGTCGATGGGGATGCTGCGACCGTACTTCGTGGGAACGAGCTTGGCGACCTTGTCGGCCTCCGCGAACGAGACTTCCATCACGCGCGCCGCGTCCTTGATGGCCGCCCGCGGGGCGAGGGTGCCAAACGTGGCGATGAGGGCGACCTTGTCGTGGCCGTACTTCTCCCGCACGTAGTCGATCACCTCGCCGCGCCGCACATCCGAGAAATCGATGTCGAAGTCCGGCATGCTGACGCGGTCGGGGTTGAGGAAGCGCTCGAAGAGGAGCTCGAACTCGAGCGGGTCGAGGTTCGTGATGCCGAGGGCGTACGCCACGATGGAGCCGGCGCCCGAGCCGCGCCCTGGACCAACCGCGATGTCGTGGTCCTTCGCCCAGTTGATGAAGTCCGCGACTATCAGGAAGTAGTCGGGGAACCCCATGGCCACGATGACGCCGAGCTCGTACTCGACCCGCTCCAAGACGGTTCGGGCGGTCTCGTCGAGACCACCGGCAGCCACGAACCGCTCGAGGTGCGCGTAGCGGTAACTGGGGAAGTTCTCCCCCTCGACCTGCGGCTGGACGCTGGCCTCGCCGGCGCGCGCGATGCCGAGCAGGACGGCACCGAGGTCCGCGCTCGCCACGTCCCGCACGCCCGCCGCAGCGGCGTAAGACCGCCAGAAGGCCTCGTCGACGCCTGCGTAGCGCCGCATGAGGCCGCGGTAGGAGTCGACTCGGAGCTGCTCGGCCAGAGTCACGCCCTCCGGCAGCGGCAGCTCCGGCATCTGGTAGACGCGCTTCGAGCCGACCGGGAGCTGGACGTCGCAGAGGTCGGCCACGACGTTCGTGTTGCCGATGGCCCCCGGGTACTCGCTCTCCGGCAGCACGGCGGCCATCTCGTCGGGGCTCTTGACGTAGAACTCGTCGCATGGGAAGCGCATCCGGTTCTCCTCGCTCACCAAGGCCTTCGTGCCGATGGCGAGGAGGACGTCGTGAGCGTGCGCGTCCGTCTTGCGTACGTAGTGCCCGTCGTTGGTGGCGACCATGCCGACACCGTGCTTGT encodes:
- a CDS encoding phosphodiester glycosidase family protein — translated: MSAVPEGLVRPFLSLALLVGLAVCGVVRGQASEQTAYYALPGASATVNGDAVSIVYGPYRETYVAGLGWLSNLTADPPVLRGDDVLVNASVLDALGVSEPRLAGIRYSGGAEVRIVLDFVGVSPAALAGLRTGGSRDAGASLELRLPRLLLPAGTPEDVAGLELELVPVDEGVRLRLTGPAFDYAAFPLEDPPRLVIDVTPQRDLSQLVEVESEVAPGVTYRRYRVFADSGPSVVHLVSVAPGSGEFRVVGESRVAMSVTELASGALVALNAGYFDTSDYAAIGLLKIDHGLLSLPSRGRAGVAFGVQGGPLIDRLDADVLITTSRGVLRVGTANGDGVSVTTTAGALAGTPSQGVLVIKGGVVEENKIGPRLVPEDGLALAYPATNRELALLDTGDRVSIDTSLRPTGFQAAAYAVEAGPLLVRDGVAAYEPSSEGFASGQRILDGLTQQAAIGVMPDGTTLLVVAETMRAQDLVRLFLELGADRAMRFDSGSSTTLVVDGKVVNRKTERKVVSAVVFIPALAGR
- the thrS gene encoding threonine--tRNA ligase; this encodes MFVFLPDGRRLDVPVGADAASATGADVASAIGPGLAKAALGIKVDGKLSDLQSAVPEGAKVAIVTKKDPEAVLLARHTLAHVMAQAVRELFVAEGFPAASVKMGVGPVIENGFYYDFDLPRSLTPDDLEAIEERMRAIVKADLPLAKYELPRADALRRFEEQGDPYKVELITDLPADEPISFYEQGGQAGFTDLCRGPHVPRTSVIAPHFKLMSVAGAYWRGDESRPMLQRIYGVAFATKEELDHHLWQLEEAKKRDHRKLGAELDIFVIDEDVGPGLPLWLPRGAIMVEEIERLAKETEEAAGYQRVRSPHLTKEQLFLKSGHLPYYAESMYPPMVFEDGDKYYVKPMNCPFHHKIYAARPHSYRDLPLRLAEYGTCYRYEDSGALMGLMRVRSMQMNDAHIYCTEGQFEEEFLKVIDLYTHYFELFGIDDYQMRLSKHAPEGLGKKYVNEPELWVKTEAMVRDALVKAGVPFVEEEDEAAFYGPKIDVQIKSVIGREFTLATNQVDFAQPARFELTYIDENNERKTPLCLHRAPLSTHERLIGFLIEHFAGHFPVWLAPEQVRIVPIADRHVEYARGLQERLTTAGLRGRVDDSNERMNAKIRDAELYKVPYIVVVGDKEAAADEVSFRSKQEPDRQAVSAEAFIAHLKDAHARRLLKVSPLG
- a CDS encoding peptidylprolyl isomerase — its product is MSDPLAGFQPVAPLSTERQTRFPAAQQVLDQAGKEYRAAVKTNKGDVVLELYADKAPRTVNNFVFLALNHYYDGVVFHRVLEDFMAQTGDPTGTGTGGPGYTFADEFHPDLRHRGVGVLSMANAGPGPRGEGTNGSQFFITFVDTPWLDGKHSVFGKVVSGADVLDRIQRIDPGRRGGAQPDVMEKVEIYAR
- a CDS encoding peptidylprolyl isomerase, with product MTRVAALVVLAVIIVGSGFWLARERSTPNGSVPSDAAGASVSASPTPATPEAPVEEAPAVAEASPDSPEVGEEGQASVPDGAEPEAEAGEDQGVDGDATAAGPLAPVALPDGYTQVDYLSEAPVQAFDAPRQVLDAGLEYAAVLRTNRGDITVDLFEDAAPQTVNNFAFLALNHYYDGVPFHRVLEGFMAQTGDPTGTGRGGPGYAFDDEIAPELSFDARGVLAMANAGKDAQGNGTNGSQFFLTFEPTPWLDGNHTIFGRVVAGDPVLDEITRIDPNTPSAIAFFDDTLAQLREQGVDIPGADDEKVSDAIEALLGALPLAGQTFAVAGQTAVVGTAGGNQAFGFWPAPDELLTVVIAARQR
- a CDS encoding PilT/PilU family type 4a pilus ATPase, with amino-acid sequence MHFNDLLRQVLERGASDLHLHVGLPAMARLDGKLVPITEAQLSPKVTAALVDALCNEAQRATFEAKHQVDLAYSVTGLGRFRVNLFRQRGSVSAVLRVISSDEKGLAVVNLPRETIEHFRDQEKGLVLVTGPTGSGKSTTLARIINEINATHPKMIVTVEDPIEYLHRSKRSVVVQRELGMDAPSFSEALVAAMRQDPDVILIGEIRDHATAAAAISAAQTGHLVFSTLHTQDSVRTINRMIELFPPHERDTARILFAESLVGIVSQRLLARKGGGRVAATEILKGTLRVKDLVRDPDRTPELYDVLAEARLDGMRSFDDHLAELYGEGVIDFETGHAAATSAQAFKMKATQIDVGRQVAAAV